GCACGAATTCCAGGAAATCGATTCCGCTGACCTCAGGCATGTTGATGTCAAGCACGATCACCTCAGGCTTGCGCCCGGCGAGCAGGGCACGCGCAGCCACGCGCGCCTCCCGAAAGGTCTCGACCTGAAAATCCAGCAGCCGGAGCATCAGCTGGACGGCTTGGCTCATCTCGTCGTCGTCATCAACGATCCAGGCCAGGGTCATCGAGAACATCCCTCTCTGGCGGCATGCGCTTGGGTCACGG
This is a stretch of genomic DNA from Anaerolineales bacterium. It encodes these proteins:
- a CDS encoding response regulator, with translation MTLAWIVDDDDEMSQAVQLMLRLLDFQVETFREARVAARALLAGRKPEVIVLDINMPEVSGIDFLEFVRQRPELAGLPVVMLSSETADVQVDRALSLGADAFVFKPVTIEELEAALHKVLPQRGQG